From one Brachypodium distachyon strain Bd21 chromosome 4, Brachypodium_distachyon_v3.0, whole genome shotgun sequence genomic stretch:
- the LOC100832073 gene encoding putative disease resistance RPP13-like protein 3 isoform X2: MAELLVSVSTGAMGSLLCKLGAILNDEFKLLKNVNDDIKFLKDELEAMQVFLLMMAEVEEPDKQSKLRADAVREMSYDIEDSIDKFMILVEHEPSSRSDGLGKLFGKSMKKIADLKTRHKIAKDIKDIKKQVKEISDRYARYRSQGTRSTRNAKVDPQIVAIYKDAAELVGIDGPRDEIVKWLSEGESAHRQNVVSIVGYGGLGKTTLAKQVYDKLGANFECRAFVSISRSPDMAKILNSILSQFRNEDYSHAELGDPQLTIDKIRNFLKDRRYFIIIDDIWDAESWRTLSCALFKNRCGSVIMTTTRIHDVAKSCCSSHGDLVYKIQPLSAADSKKLFFKRIFDCEEKCPLNLKEASDNILKKCGGLPLAINAISSMLATGKTKEEWDHLRLSIGFARGKNSDIDTLDYILSLSYFDLPLYLRSCLLYLTMFPEDYEIEMQRLVQRWISEGLIHGEAGRDLIELGETYFHELVNRSLIQPVDIGYDGKASRCRVHDTVLDFLIYKSTEENFCTMLSSHVKSDSRVRRLSLMENEDPGSVEQLDLSHARSLFAFGFTRKYFPSLVNLNALRMLDLHGCRRLVNHHIKDIGRLFQLRYLNISWTAINELPRQIGDLEYLETLDASFTGLVELPESVTRLKRLARLFVPAKIKLPDEIGNMNSLQELWDINPFKQSLNFLEELGKLTNLRNLRIIWDSDGSDDASYKGKELVSSLCKLDASNLRTLHIEFYLTEREATLIRHPFFPALNSIREIQLRSGKLCWISKCLLSFANLQSLHIIGDTEIKQRDLDMVGSIATLLEFKLRYCRCVGPIIIGRGFPQLQKLAFYYSYMQLTFEVGAMPNVKKLDFSIHLKSFKSAGGGFDFGIQHLSSLASIRVTISCDGARAAYVESTERSFRSMAEANPNRPTLEITRELTEDMLE; encoded by the exons ATGGCGGAACTTTTGGTGAGCGTGTCCACAGGGGCAATGGGTTCCCTGCTGTGCAAGCTGGGTGCTATTCTGAATGATGAATTCAAGCTGCTCAAGAACGTCAACGATGACATCAAGTTCCTCAAAGATGAGCTCGAGGCCATGCAAGTGTTCCTCCTTATGATGGCAGAAGTGGAGGAACCTGACAAGCAATCCAAGCTTCGTGCGGATGCCGTGCGAGAAATGTCCTATGATATCGAGGACAGCATCGACAAGTTCATGATTCTTGTGGAACATGAGCCCAGCTCTAGGTCAGATGGCCTTGGAAAGCTTTTCGGCAAAAGCATGAAAAAGATAGCGGACCTCAAGACCCGCCATAAGATCGCCAAAGACATCAAAGACATCAAGAAACAAGTCAAGGAGATCAGCGATAGATATGCAAGGTACA GATCACAAGGTACAAGATCGACTAGAAATGCAAAAGTTGACCCTCAAATTGTGGCGATCTACAAAGATGCAGCAGAACTCGTCGGCATTGATGGCCCGAGAGACGAGATTGTGAAGTGGTTGAGTGAGGGTGAATCGGCACATCGACAAAATGTTGTCTCTATTGTTGGATATGGGGGGTTAGGCAAGACAACTCTTGCCAAACAGGTCTATGACAAGCTTGGAGCAAACTTCGAGTGTCGGGCTTTCGTTTCAATTTCACGTAGTCCTGACATGGCAAAGATCTTGAATTCTATATTATCTCAGTTCCGCAACGAAGATTATTCTCATGCTGAACTAGGGGATCCACAACTCACCATCGACAAGATCAGAAATTTCTTGAAAGACAGAAG GTACTTTATCATAATCGATGACATATGGGATGCAGAGTCATGGCGAACTCTCAGTTGTGCATTATTCAAGAATAGATGTGGTAGTGTAATAATGACCACAACGCGTATACATGATGTAGCTAAATCATGTTGCTCTTCTCATGGGGATCTTGTCTACAAAATCCAACCACTTAGTGCTGCTGATTCGAAGAAGTTATTTTTCAAGCGTATATTTGATTGTGAAGAAAAGTGCCCTTTAAACTTGAAAGAAGCATCTGATAATATCTTAAAAAAATGTGGTGGTTTACCACTGGCCATAAATGCCATATCAAGCATGCTGGCTACcgggaaaacaaaagaagagtgGGATCATCTACGGCTTTCTATTGGTTTTGCACGAGGAAAAAATTCTGACATTGATACCTTGGATTACATATTATCTCTGAGCTACTTTGACCTTCCCCTCTATCTAAGAAGTTGCCTACTGTACTTGACTATGTTTCCTGAAGATTATGAGATTGAAATGCAGCGATTAGTACAAAGATGGATTTCTGAGGGTCTCATCCATGGTGAAGCTGGGCGTGATCTTATTGAACTGGGAGAGACATATTTCCATGAGCTTGTCAACAGAAGTTTAATACAGCCCGTGGACATAGGGTATGACGGCAAGGCATCACGTTGTCGAGTACACGACACTGTCCTTGATTTCCTCATTTACAAATCAACTGAAGAGAACTTTTGCACTATGTTAAGCAGTCATGTCAAGTCAGATAGCAGAGTTCGTCGGCTCTCTCTGATGGAAAATGAAGATCCAGGAAGTGTGGAGCAATTGGATTTATCTCATGCCCGCTCACTTTTTGCTTTTGGGTTTACCCGGAAATATTTTCCTTCCCTTGTGAACTTAAATGCTCTGCGTATGCTTGATCTACATGGTTGCCGTCGACTAGTAAATCACCATATCAAAGATATTGGAAGACTGTTTCAGCTGAGGTACTTGAATATATCCTGGACAGCTATAAATGAGCTTCCTAGACAAATTGGAGATTTGGAGTATCTAGAGACGCTAGATGCGTCATTCACAGGATTAGTTGAGCTGCCCGAATCAGTTACTCGGTTAAAACGATTAGCACGTCTGTTTGTTCCTGCTAAAATAAAACTGCCTGATGAGATTGGAAACATGAACAGCTTGCAAGAACTTTGGGATATAAACCCCTTCAAGCAATCCCTGAACTTTCTGGAAGAGCTCGGCAAACTAACAAATCTGAGAAACTTGAGAATTATTTGGGACTCCGATGGATCTGACGATGCAAGTTACAAGGGAAAAGAGCTAGTGTCCTCCCTCTGTAAATTGGACGCATCCAACCTTCGCACCCTCCATATTGAATTTTATTTGACAGAAAGAGAAGCAACCTTGATAAGGCATCCGTTCTTCCCTGCTCTCAATAGCATTCGAGAGATTCAGCTACGCAGTGGGAAACTCTGTTGGATTTCAAAATGTCTCCTTTCATTTGCCAACCTACAAAGCTTGCATATCATTGGTGACACGGAGATAAAGCAGCGGGATCTTGATATGGTTGGAAGCATAGCTACTCTGCTGGAATTCAAGCTGCGGTACTGTCGCTGCGTAGGGCCCATAATCATCGGCAGAGGGTTTCCACAGCTACAGAAGCTTGCTTTCTACTACAGTTATATGCAGTTGACATTTGAAGTGGGGGCTATGCCGAATGTCAAGAAGCTTGACTTCAGTATTCACCTAAAGAGCTTCAAATCTGCTGGTGGTGGTTTTGATTTTGGCATCCAGCACCTCTCCAGCCTTGCTTCGATCCGTGTCACCATAAGTTGTGATGGCGCAAGGGCTGCATATGTTGAGTCTACGGAGCGTTCCTTCAGGAGCATGGCCGAGGCAAACCCCAACCGCCCCACATTGGAAATTACGAGAGAACTAACGGAGGACATGTTAGAGTAA
- the LOC100832073 gene encoding disease resistance protein RPM1 isoform X1 — protein sequence MQGTRSTRNAKVDPQIVAIYKDAAELVGIDGPRDEIVKWLSEGESAHRQNVVSIVGYGGLGKTTLAKQVYDKLGANFECRAFVSISRSPDMAKILNSILSQFRNEDYSHAELGDPQLTIDKIRNFLKDRRYFIIIDDIWDAESWRTLSCALFKNRCGSVIMTTTRIHDVAKSCCSSHGDLVYKIQPLSAADSKKLFFKRIFDCEEKCPLNLKEASDNILKKCGGLPLAINAISSMLATGKTKEEWDHLRLSIGFARGKNSDIDTLDYILSLSYFDLPLYLRSCLLYLTMFPEDYEIEMQRLVQRWISEGLIHGEAGRDLIELGETYFHELVNRSLIQPVDIGYDGKASRCRVHDTVLDFLIYKSTEENFCTMLSSHVKSDSRVRRLSLMENEDPGSVEQLDLSHARSLFAFGFTRKYFPSLVNLNALRMLDLHGCRRLVNHHIKDIGRLFQLRYLNISWTAINELPRQIGDLEYLETLDASFTGLVELPESVTRLKRLARLFVPAKIKLPDEIGNMNSLQELWDINPFKQSLNFLEELGKLTNLRNLRIIWDSDGSDDASYKGKELVSSLCKLDASNLRTLHIEFYLTEREATLIRHPFFPALNSIREIQLRSGKLCWISKCLLSFANLQSLHIIGDTEIKQRDLDMVGSIATLLEFKLRYCRCVGPIIIGRGFPQLQKLAFYYSYMQLTFEVGAMPNVKKLDFSIHLKSFKSAGGGFDFGIQHLSSLASIRVTISCDGARAAYVESTERSFRSMAEANPNRPTLEITRELTEDMLE from the exons ATGCAAG GTACAAGATCGACTAGAAATGCAAAAGTTGACCCTCAAATTGTGGCGATCTACAAAGATGCAGCAGAACTCGTCGGCATTGATGGCCCGAGAGACGAGATTGTGAAGTGGTTGAGTGAGGGTGAATCGGCACATCGACAAAATGTTGTCTCTATTGTTGGATATGGGGGGTTAGGCAAGACAACTCTTGCCAAACAGGTCTATGACAAGCTTGGAGCAAACTTCGAGTGTCGGGCTTTCGTTTCAATTTCACGTAGTCCTGACATGGCAAAGATCTTGAATTCTATATTATCTCAGTTCCGCAACGAAGATTATTCTCATGCTGAACTAGGGGATCCACAACTCACCATCGACAAGATCAGAAATTTCTTGAAAGACAGAAG GTACTTTATCATAATCGATGACATATGGGATGCAGAGTCATGGCGAACTCTCAGTTGTGCATTATTCAAGAATAGATGTGGTAGTGTAATAATGACCACAACGCGTATACATGATGTAGCTAAATCATGTTGCTCTTCTCATGGGGATCTTGTCTACAAAATCCAACCACTTAGTGCTGCTGATTCGAAGAAGTTATTTTTCAAGCGTATATTTGATTGTGAAGAAAAGTGCCCTTTAAACTTGAAAGAAGCATCTGATAATATCTTAAAAAAATGTGGTGGTTTACCACTGGCCATAAATGCCATATCAAGCATGCTGGCTACcgggaaaacaaaagaagagtgGGATCATCTACGGCTTTCTATTGGTTTTGCACGAGGAAAAAATTCTGACATTGATACCTTGGATTACATATTATCTCTGAGCTACTTTGACCTTCCCCTCTATCTAAGAAGTTGCCTACTGTACTTGACTATGTTTCCTGAAGATTATGAGATTGAAATGCAGCGATTAGTACAAAGATGGATTTCTGAGGGTCTCATCCATGGTGAAGCTGGGCGTGATCTTATTGAACTGGGAGAGACATATTTCCATGAGCTTGTCAACAGAAGTTTAATACAGCCCGTGGACATAGGGTATGACGGCAAGGCATCACGTTGTCGAGTACACGACACTGTCCTTGATTTCCTCATTTACAAATCAACTGAAGAGAACTTTTGCACTATGTTAAGCAGTCATGTCAAGTCAGATAGCAGAGTTCGTCGGCTCTCTCTGATGGAAAATGAAGATCCAGGAAGTGTGGAGCAATTGGATTTATCTCATGCCCGCTCACTTTTTGCTTTTGGGTTTACCCGGAAATATTTTCCTTCCCTTGTGAACTTAAATGCTCTGCGTATGCTTGATCTACATGGTTGCCGTCGACTAGTAAATCACCATATCAAAGATATTGGAAGACTGTTTCAGCTGAGGTACTTGAATATATCCTGGACAGCTATAAATGAGCTTCCTAGACAAATTGGAGATTTGGAGTATCTAGAGACGCTAGATGCGTCATTCACAGGATTAGTTGAGCTGCCCGAATCAGTTACTCGGTTAAAACGATTAGCACGTCTGTTTGTTCCTGCTAAAATAAAACTGCCTGATGAGATTGGAAACATGAACAGCTTGCAAGAACTTTGGGATATAAACCCCTTCAAGCAATCCCTGAACTTTCTGGAAGAGCTCGGCAAACTAACAAATCTGAGAAACTTGAGAATTATTTGGGACTCCGATGGATCTGACGATGCAAGTTACAAGGGAAAAGAGCTAGTGTCCTCCCTCTGTAAATTGGACGCATCCAACCTTCGCACCCTCCATATTGAATTTTATTTGACAGAAAGAGAAGCAACCTTGATAAGGCATCCGTTCTTCCCTGCTCTCAATAGCATTCGAGAGATTCAGCTACGCAGTGGGAAACTCTGTTGGATTTCAAAATGTCTCCTTTCATTTGCCAACCTACAAAGCTTGCATATCATTGGTGACACGGAGATAAAGCAGCGGGATCTTGATATGGTTGGAAGCATAGCTACTCTGCTGGAATTCAAGCTGCGGTACTGTCGCTGCGTAGGGCCCATAATCATCGGCAGAGGGTTTCCACAGCTACAGAAGCTTGCTTTCTACTACAGTTATATGCAGTTGACATTTGAAGTGGGGGCTATGCCGAATGTCAAGAAGCTTGACTTCAGTATTCACCTAAAGAGCTTCAAATCTGCTGGTGGTGGTTTTGATTTTGGCATCCAGCACCTCTCCAGCCTTGCTTCGATCCGTGTCACCATAAGTTGTGATGGCGCAAGGGCTGCATATGTTGAGTCTACGGAGCGTTCCTTCAGGAGCATGGCCGAGGCAAACCCCAACCGCCCCACATTGGAAATTACGAGAGAACTAACGGAGGACATGTTAGAGTAA
- the LOC100832371 gene encoding probable protein phosphatase 2C 77 isoform X1 encodes MLHSVKFLCSVARLVHALLMSLCSPRTPPAPLQQVQAIIKATKVLRPASMAVADHDEKPRPPPVLVLPPALFKQGEKGAKARGRPSRLVIPPPPVAGRDAGFDPFGEAAAADRVAAEVEEQGDGFCVASRRGVRHAMEDAYGAVADEIRGESRMAFYGVYDGHGGRAAVDLVAERLGKNVVAAAATASPGDELGVMAAIRQGYLTTDNEFLSQGLRGGCCAATALLKDGDLYVANAGDCRAVLGTRSGAAIPLTSDHTPARDDERRRIEAAGGYVSKGSGGVWRVQDTLAVSRALGDADMRASGVTGVPEVHAARRVTADCAFLVLASDGVWSKVSDQEAVDAVIARISSCTEKTTASVECCKALVALARSRGSRDDITAMVVDLQRFLLPR; translated from the exons ATGCTCCACAGCGTCAAGTTCCTCTGCTCCGTCGCCCGCCTCGTGCACGCGCTGCTCATGTCCCTCTGCTCcccgcggacgccgccggcgcccctGCAGCAGGTGCAGGCGATCATCAAGGCGACGAAGGTGCTGCGCCCGGCGTCGATGGCGGTCGCCGACCACGACGAGAagccgcggccgcctccggTGCTTGTCCTCCCGCCGGCGTTGTTCAAGCAGGGGGAGAAGGGGGCGAAGGCGAGGGGCAGGCCGTCGAGGCTTGtgatcccgccgccgcccgtggccGGCCGTGACGCCGGATTCGACCCGttcggggaggcggcggcggcggatcgcgtggcggcggaggtggaggagcaggGGGATGGGTTCTGCGTGGCGAGCAGGAGAGGGGTGAGGCATGCCATGGAGGACGCCTATGGCGCGGTCGCCGACGAGATTCGTGGAGAATCCCGAATG GCGTTCTACGGTGTGTACGACGGGCATGGCGGCAGGGCGGCCGTGGACCTGGTCGCGGAAAGGCTGGGCAAGaacgtcgtcgccgccgccgccacggcgagCCCAGGAGACGAGCTGGGCGTCATGGCGGCGATCAGACAAGGGTATTTGACCACGGACAACGAGTTCTTGAGCCAG GGCTTGCGAGGCGGGTGctgcgcggcgacggcgctgcTCAAGGACGGCGACCTCTACGTGGCCAACGCGGGCGACTGCCGCGCCGTCCTCGGCACCCggagcggcgccgccatcccctTAACCTCCGACCACACCCCGGCCCGCGACGACGAGCGGCGCCGCATCGAAGCCGCGGGCGGGTACGTGAGcaagggcagcggcggcgtgtgGCGGGTGCAGGACACGCTGGCCGTGTCCCGGGCGCTCGGGGACGCCGACATGCGCGCCTCTGGCGTCACCGGCGTCCCCGAGGTgcacgccgcccgccgcgtcACGGCCGACTGCGCGTTCCTCGTGCTCGCCTCCGATGGGGTGTGGAGCAAAGTGTCCGACCAGGAGGCCGTCGACGCCGTCATTGCTCGGATCAGCAGCTGCacggagaagacgacggcgtCCGTGGAGTGTTGTAAGGCGCTGGTGGCGTTGGCGAGGAGCCGGGGGAGCCGGGACGACATCACGGCCATGGTCGTCGATCTGCAGCGATTCCTCCTGCCGAGATAG
- the LOC100837939 gene encoding uncharacterized protein LOC100837939 — MATHPLLLFLLPAIAAAAAGASPSSSASTDDTPTAYEMLERYDFPRGILPLGVEGYDLRADGGFEVYFPRECEFLLSRQWLVKYDTRIAGAASAGKLSALEGIYVKVLFLWVPVAEVDRDGDRLSFYIGPVSTSFPLGDFADSPHCRGYDLTRGRGRHGARLVDGGDVYAL; from the coding sequence aTGGCCACccaccctctcctcctcttccttctccccgccatagccgccgccgccgcaggagcatcaccctcctcctcggcctcgacGGACGACACCCCGACGGCGTACGAGATGCTGGAGCGGTACGACTTCCCGAGGGGGATCCTGCCGTTAGGCGTGGAAGGTTACGACCTCCGTGCCGACGGGGGATTCGAGGTCTACTTCCCGCGGGAGTGCGAGTTCCTGCTGTCGCGGCAGTGGCTGGTCAAGTACGACACCCGGATCGCCGGGGCCGCCTCCGCGGGGAAGCTCTCTGCCCTGGAGGGGATCTACGTCAAGGTGCTCTTCCTCTGGGTCCCCGTCGCCGAGGTCGACCGCGACGGCGACCGCCTCAGCTTCTACATCGGCCCCGTCTCCACCTCTTTCCCTCTCGGGGACTTCGCCGACAGCCCCCACTGCCGCGGCTACGACCTGACACGGGGACGAGGACGACATGGCGCCCGGCTCGTGGATGGCGGTGATGTGTACGCTTTGTAG
- the LOC100838237 gene encoding CCR4-NOT transcription complex subunit 11 translates to MSVDAAVPLLRPEERANLLPLLAAAARPLGDVVADFLARFPRERRLRVGTTLWFLLEDKKMLHPTGRLIAFAILHQSYSSQPVNPYVALLLNAACDETSDKSERAFVQLLLTSASGNNNNEVLQLSAVDYLSGPLSASQALLPREQLEKQCCGDSVQPQPQASSFRSATVRCIIPDPDVPQSCANSSEMSAPGSIKSAPDDRDSAVAALLQEKSCGRLGPQWIRPTPPRLHILDGELQWLNPDNNHELLWDYSMCADTSRGAAIRDLIARALKGPLAPAQQEQVVIELAKDSKLVYHCGMTPQKLPDLVEHNPLIAVELLSKLMNSPDIAGYFDVLVHMEMSLHSMEVVNRLTTAVELPTGFVHEYISNCIQSCQNIKDKYMQNRLVRLVCVFLQSLIRNQIINVQDLFIEVQAFCIEFSRIREAAGLFRLLKSLE, encoded by the exons gGGCGACGTCGTCGCCGACTTCCTCGCGCGCTTCCCCcgcgagcgccgcctccgcgtcgGCACCACGCTCTGGTTCCTACTAGAG GACAAGAAGATGCTTCATCCCACAGGTCGTTTGATTGCATTTGCAATTCTCCATCAAAGTTATTCCTCACAGCCAGTAAATCCATATGTTGCTCTGTTATTAAAT GCAGCTTGTGATGAAACATCAGATAAATCAGAACGTGCATTTGTCCAACTTTTGTTGACTTCGGCCAGCGGAAACAATAACAATGAG GTGCTGCAACTGTCAGCTGTAGACTACCTAAGTGGGCCCCTTTCTGCATCTCAG GCCTTGTTGCCACGGGAACAGCTTGAGAAGCAATGCTGCGGTGATAGTGTACAACCGCAGCCTCAGGCTAGTAGTTTCAGAAGCGCTACTGTTAGATGTATTATCCCGGATCCAGATGTACCTCAAAGCTGCGCCAATTCTTCGGA GATGTCAGCGCCTGGAAGCATAAAATCTGCTCCTGATGATAGAGattctgctgttgctgctttACTTCAAGAAAAATCATGCGGAAGATTGGGTCCTCAATGGATACGACCGACACCCCCAAGACTTCATATACTTGACGGAGAG CTACAGTGGCTGAATCCAGACAACAATCATGAGCTATTATGGGATTATAGCATGTGTGCTGACACAAGCCGTGGGGCTGCAATCCGGGATCTGATTGCAAGAGCCTTGAAAGGTCCACTTGCACCTGCCCAACAGGAG CAAGTTGTTATAGAACTGGCGAAGGACTCAAAGCTAGTGTATCATTGCGGGATGACGCCCCAGAAACTTCCG GACCTTGTGGAGCATAATCCACTTATTGCTGTCGAACTTCTTTCGAAGCTTATGAACTCTCCTGACATTGCAGG TTATTTTGATGTTCTCGTGCACATGGAGATGAGCCTGCATTCTATGGAAGTTGTAAACAGACTTACTACTGCCGTGGAACTTCCGACAGGATTTGTTCATGAATACATCTCAAATTGCATCCAATCATGTCAAAACATTAAG GATAAGTACATGCAAAACAGATTGGTGAGACTAGTTTGTGTTTTCCTTCAGAGCCTCATCCGAAATCAGATTATTAACG TTCAAGATCTCTTCATTGAGGTACAAGCATTCTGCATTGAGTTCTCACGAATAAGGGAGGCAGCTGGCTTGTTCCGGTTGCTCAAATCATTGGAGTGA